A window of Ptychodera flava strain L36383 chromosome 1, AS_Pfla_20210202, whole genome shotgun sequence contains these coding sequences:
- the LOC139130183 gene encoding histone H2B, gonadal-like yields the protein MPPKLGGKAAKKAGKAKATRTGGDKKRKRRRKESYGIYIYKVLKQVHPDTGVSSKAMSIMNSFVNDIFERIAAEASRLAHYNKRSTITSREIQTAVRLLLPGELAKHAVSEGTKAVTKYTSSK from the coding sequence ATGCCTCCCAAACTAGGTGgaaaagctgcaaagaaagctGGAAAAGCTAAGGCTACCCGAACTGGTGGTGACAAGAAGAGGAAGAGGCGAAGGAAGGAAAGCTACGGTATCTATATCTATAAAGTGTTGAAGCAGGTTCACCCTGATACTGGTGTGTCGTCCAAAGCCATGTCGATCATGAACAGCTTCGTCAACGATATCTTTGAACGAATCGCCGCCGAAGCGTCCCGTTTGGCTCACTACAACAAGCGTTCTACTATCACCAGCAGAGAGATCCAGACCGCCGTTCGCTTGCTCTTGCCCGGCGAGCTTGCAAAGCACGCCGTCAGTGAGGGTACCAAGGCGGTAACCAAGTATACCAGCtctaaataa
- the LOC139130095 gene encoding late histone H2A.3, gonadal: MSGRGKGGKAKGKAKSRSSRAGLQFPVGRVHRFLRKGNYAQRVGAGAPVYLAAVLEYLAAEILELAGNAARDNKKTRIIPRHLQLAVRNDEELNKLLGGVTIAQGGVLPNIQAVLLPKKTQAKSK; the protein is encoded by the coding sequence ATGTCTGGACGTGGTAAAGGTGGTAAAGCAAAGGGCAAAGCCAAGAGCCGGTCAAGCCGAGCAGGTCTTCAGTTCCCCGTGGGCCGTGTACACAGATTTCTTAGGAAAGGTAACTATGCCCAGCGTGTCGGTGCCGGGGCCCCAGTGTATTTAGCAGCAGTGCTGGAGTATTTAGCCGCCGAAATCCTTGAGTTAGCAGGCAACGCTGCTCGTGACAACAAGAAGACAAGAATCATCCCCCGTCACTTGCAGTTGGCTGTCCGCAACGACGAAGAGTTGAACAAGCTTCTGGGTGGTGTCACCATCGCCCAAGGAggtgtattgccaaacatccaAGCAGTGCTCTTGCCGAAGAAGACTCAAGCTAAATCAAAGTAA
- the LOC139130354 gene encoding histone H3 has product MARTKQTARKSTGGKAPRKQLATKAARKSAPATGGVKKPHRYRPGTVALREIRRYQKSTELLIRKLPFQRLVREIAQDFKTDLRFQSSAVMALQEASEAYLVGLFEDTNLCAIHAKRVTIMPKDIQLARRIRGERA; this is encoded by the coding sequence ATGGCACGTACCAAGCAAACCGCTCGCAAATCTACTGGTGGTAAGGCACCACGTAAACAACTTGCCACCAAGGCCGCTCGTAAGAGTGCACCAGCCACCGGAGGCGTGAAGAAGCCCCATCGTTACAGGCCAGGAACCGTCGCTCTTCGTGAGATCCGTCGTTACCAAAAAAGCACCGAACTTCTGATCCGCAAGCTCCCATTCCAGCGTCTGGTCAGAGAAATCGCTCAGGACTTCAAGACCGATCTCCGCTTCCAGAGCTCTGCCGTCATGGCTCTCCAAGAAGCCAGCGAAGCCTACTTGGTCGGTCTCTTCGAAGACACCAACCTGTGCGCCATCCACGCCAAGCGTGTCACCATCATGCCAAAGGACATCCAGCTAGCCCGCCGTATCCGTGGCGAGCGTGCGTAA
- the LOC139130276 gene encoding histone H4, translated as MSGRGKGGKGLGKGGAKRHRKVLRDNIQGITKPAIRRLARRGGVKRISGLIYEETRGVLKVFLENVIRDAVTYTEHAKRKTVTAMDVVYALKRQGRTLYGFGG; from the coding sequence ATGTCTGGTCGTGGCAAAGGAGGTAAAGGCTTGGGAAAAGGAGGCGCCAAGCGTCATCGTAAAGTCCTTCGTGACAACATCCAGGGTATAACTAAACCAGCCATTCGTCGTCTGGCTCGTCGTGGTGGTGTAAAACGTATCTCTGGTCTCATCTATGAAGAAACTCGTGGTGTGTTGAAGGTCTTCTTGGAAAACGTCATCCGTGATGCCGTCACCTACACCGAGCACGCCAAGAGAAAGACCGTCACTGCCATGGATGTCGTCTACGCTCTGAAACGCCAAGGCCGTACTCTTTACGGCTTCGGTGGttag